CCATCAGCGCGCTGGAAGCGCTGCCGCCGTCAGAATACCGCACCGCGCTGGAAGGACTGGCGCACCTGGCAGTGCAGCGCGAATTTTAAGAAATTATTTCTTAATCTTTTCCGGGCGCTTTACCGGCGCTTATCGTTGACGACCTTCGGCGATAAGCGCCAGCAGTCCGCCAATGCCCTCACGCAGCAAAAACGCCAGTATCCGCTCCCTTTCGTCGTCCGACATATGGTGAAAATAGGCGTTCCATACCGCCAGCGGATCCTGTCTTTCAGCAGTATAGCCTGCAGAGTCCTCCTTCAACATCAAAGCATTGCGCACACCTGGCGGCAGGCTGTCGATATGGTATTCCACCGCTTTGCCCTGTATGCCTTTCCGACGCTGACTCACCCATTTTTCCCGACGCGCCATCTGGTTAATTCCCTGTGGCGAGGAAGGCAACCCCGCAATGCCAGTCAATTCCTTGGCAGAAAACCACTCACTTTTCATAGCCATCGTCTCTGAAGATTATGCATCACCATTATTTTTGGAAAACAAAGGTTGTTTTTAGAAAAATAATGGTATTCTTGTTTCCGTATAACCGATTCGTGTTGTACAAACGATTAATACGAACGCGTTAGTTATACCACTAACGTCACTTTGGCTAATCAAAAAAGGAAGATCAACATGAATTCAAGGAGTGAAGATTGGCATCCTGCCGATGTCATTGCAGCACTACGTAAGAAGGGTACGACACTGGCAGCAGTATCGCGCAGCGCCGGACTCAGTTCCTCAACCCTGGCGAACGCCCTGTCCCGCCCCTGGCCGAAAGGCGAGTGGCTGATCGCCGAGGCGCTGAACGTTCACCCTTCGGAGATCTGGCCAAGTCGCTATTTTGATCCCGAAACCCGGCGTTTGCTGGACCGCAAGAGTCGGATAAAATCCTGACGTCAGGGCATAAAAAAACCGCCGGGAACACGCCGGCGGCCTTTGTATCACGCGGTGGGGTCAATCAGTTGTTGATAAACGTCTCGCCCAGCTCGATATCTTTATGCAGAACGTCCAGCATATCGCTCAGCGCTTTTTGCTCAAAGGCGCTTAGCGTACCGATGTCTTTACGTTCTTCAACGCCGTTTTTACCCAGCAGCAGCGGCTGTGCGAAGAAGCGGGCGTATTTGCCATCGCCTTCCACATAGGCGCATTCGACAATGCCCTGCTCACCCTGCAGCGCACGCACCAGAGACAGACCAAAGCGTGCCGCCGCCTGGCCCATGGACAGCGTAGCCGATCCGCCGCCGGCTTTGGCTTCAACCACTTCAGTACCCGCGTTCTGAATACGCTTGGTCAGGTCGGCCACTTCCTGATCGGTAAAGCTCACGCCCGGAATCTGAGACAGCAGAGGCAGAATGGTTACGCCAGAGTGGCCGCCGATGACCGGCACGTTCAGCTCTTCCGGCTTTTTGCCTTTCAGCTCAGCCACGAAGGTGTTGGAACGGATAATATCCAGCGAAGTCACGCCGAACAGTTTGTTTTTGTCGTACACGCCCGCTTTCTTCAACACTTCCGCCGCAATGGCGACGGTGGTGTTCACCGGGTTGGTGATAATACCGATGCATGCTTTCGGGCAGGTTTTCGCCACTTGTTCAATCAGGTTACGCACGATGCCGGCGTTAACGTTGAACAGATCGGAACGATCCATGCCCGGCTTGCGTGCTACGCCAGCGGAAATCAGCACCACATCGGCGCCCTGCAGCGCCGGCGTGGCGTCTTCGCCGCCGAAGCCTTTGATGGTAACGGCGGTCGGGATGTGGCTTAAGTCAACGGCAACGCCTGGCGTAACGGGGGCAATGTCGTAGAGGGAGAGTTCAGAACCTGCAGGTAGCTGGGTCTTGAGTAAAAGGGCAAGGGCCTGGCCAATACCGCCAGCTGCGCCGAGAACTGCAACTTTCATCCTATACTCCTTGTATTATCTTAAATATAAAAGCGCCGTGAATTCTGGGTTACGGAACTTATGTTATCGCGCCTTAAAAACAATCACTTAAGCATTGGATTGAGAACTGACGCAATAAAATAACCGTGATCGCGGACATTTTAGATTAAATAACTGGTGCATGAAGGGCATAGCGCACAGTAATCGAAAATTGTGCGAAGTTATTCACGCGCAAGTTAACCGGCCGTTACATTACACCCTTACGCAACATCAGAACAACATCATTTTAATAACATTTTATTCACCATTCTCCGCCGATGAATCCTGTGAGAAAGGGCATATTCATGACACTCGTATTTTGCTAAAATAACGCCCTTTCCCCGTCGTTCCGGCCGTTTTTTGCTGGTCGACCCCCTGGTTTTATTGCATAAAAATTCATCTATATGCATAATAATGACATCTATTGGCAACATTCCACGGTGCAAAATGCGTAATCCCGCAAAGCAGGAAGATCTGATCAAAGCGTTCAAGGCGTTATTGAAGGAAGAAAAATTCAGTTCGCAAGGCGAGATCGTTTTGGCGCTGCAAGAAGAAGGCTTCGAAAACATTAACCAATCCAAAGTATCACGCATGCTGACCAAGTTCGGCGCGGTACGCACGCGTAATGCCAAAATGGAGATGGTGTACTGCCTTCCCGCCGAACTGGGGGTGCCCACCACCACCAGCCCGCTGAAGAATCTGGTGCTCGACGTTGACCACAACGATGCCGTGGTGGTCATCCACACCAGCCCTGGCGCAGCACAGCTGATCGCCCGCCTGCTCGACTCTCTGGGCAAATCAGAAGGCATCCTCGGCACCATCGCCGGTGATGACACCATCTTCGTTACGCCGGCCAGCGCCTTCACCGCCCGCCAGCTGTATGAAGCCATTCTGGCGCTGTTCGAACAGGAACTGTAATTATCACTTCCCGGTAATACGCGGTCTGCGGCCGCGTATTACGCATGCCTCCTAACCTCCCCGGCTATTGCATACTTTTTCGCTGTCACGCCAATAACGACGATCGCTCCGGCAACGTCATCATTCGCCACATTTCATCACTGCATTTTTCCACAGATGACCGATTCCGCACTTTTCGACAAAGTCACTCACTTGCTTGATATTACAGAAAATTAACATCAAAAGACCATTTTATAATCACTTTTTATTCCTGTGGGTTATAAGAAATGGTAAGCATAATGATAAAGTTTCATAGGGAACTGTTAGCAAACTATTAATTTTTCGGGTTACTAGCTGTATACTCATTTCCGTGACATGAATCACAGTTCACAGGAACTGATAAAAGAATTCTACGAGGTCAAATCATGAAAGTTAAAACTACTGTTGTGACTCTTGGCGTGCTGTCTATGCTTTCGTTCGGTGCTTTTGCAGCACAATCCGTTAACACGGAGCAGGCAGCAAAACTGCAGCCGGCAGGCACCATTACCGTCAGCGGCGTTGCCGCAGCGCCTTCCGATATCCGTCAGGCGCTGTCTGATAAAGCCGATGCCAAAGGCGCCACCGCTTTTCGCGTGATTGAAGCGCGTAATGAAGGCAACTTCCACGCCACGGCAGAAATCTACAAATAAGTACTCAAGAACGCTCCGATAACGGACGAATAAATCTCTGGCAACGCTATACCCATAACGGTCTTCAAGAATAAAAAAACAACCCGTCCTTCCAGGCCGTTACCGATTAGCATCAAGGACTACCATCATGAACATGAAATTTTCGATTGCAGCGATGGCGCTGCTGTCAGCCGTCTCTTTTGGCGCTTCAGCCGCCACGCTGGTGAGCAATGAACAGGCCAGCACCCTGCAGTCTGTCGGCACCGTGACCGCCAGCGGCGTCGCCGGTTCACCGTCAGACGTTCGCCAGGCGCTGTCCGATAAGGCCGACCAACAGGGCGCCAAAGCCTACCGCATTATTGAAGCCCGTGAGAACGGCAACTGGCACGCCACGGCCGAAATCTATAAATAACCATTCAGGGACGTGTTGACTGAGCTGATTATCCTCGTCAATGCCACTGCCGAGTTCTGACGTTAACGCGAATTCTCTGAAGAACCCCTCGTCGTCCTATCCGACGAAACCCCATTGCCCCCGCTCGCGGGGGCTTTTTTATGGGCAAGAAAAAAGCCGCAAAGCGGCTTTTTATCATCAGCATATAACGCCGGCATCGACCTGTAGGTTTACTTTGTCCGCTGCGCCAGCGCCGCCAGCAGTTTATCGTGAATACCGCCGAAACCGCCGTTACTCATCACCAGAACGTGATCGCCCGGCTGGGCGGTTTTCACCACCATCTCCACCAGTGCATCCACGTCGGCGCTCCAGTGGGCCGGCTGTACGCAGGCCTCCGCCACTTCCGCCACCTGCCACGGATTATGATTCGGCTGATACAGGAACACTTCATCGGCGCGGCCAAGGGCAGGAGCCAGATCGTTTTTACTGATGCCCATCTTCATGGTGTTGGAGCGCGGTTCCAGCACCGCCAGAATACGCGCGGTACCACCAACCTTGCCTCGCAGCGCCGCCAGGGTGGCCAGAATCGCCGTCGGGTGGTGGGCAAAATCATCATAGACCGTCACACCGTTGGCTTCGCCGCGCAGTTCCAGACGGCGGCGGGCATTGATAAAGTCGCCCAGCGCACGGCAGGCATCGGCCGGCGCGACGCCGACATGGCGGGTCGCCGCAATCGCCATCAGGCCATTGTGCATATTGTGTTCCCCCACCAGCGACCAGTTGACCTCGCCCACTTTCTCGCCGTTCAGCCAGACGGCGTAATGGCTGGCGTCGGTGGTCAGCTTCTCGGCGCGCCAGGTTCCCTCTTCGCCCGCCAGTTCCTGCTCACTCCAGCAGCCCATTGCCATCACCTGTTTCAGGTTGGCGTCATTGTCCGGCAGAATAATTTTGCCCTGGCCCGGCACGATGCGCACCAGATGGTGGAACTGTTTCTGGATGGCCTTCAGGTCGTCGAAAATATCCGCGTGGTCAAACTCCAGATTGTTCATGACCAACGTACGCGGGCTGTAATGCACAAACTTGGAACGCTTGTCGAAGAAGGCGCTGTCGTACTCATCGGCCTCAATCACAAAGAACGGGCTGCCGCCCAGGCGCGCGGAAACGTCAAAGTTGCCGGGTACGCCGCCGATCACAAAGCCGGGCTGATAACCACAGGCTTCCAGGATCCAGGCCGCCATACCGGCGGTGGTGGTTTTACCGTGGGTGCCGGCCACCGCCAGCACCCAACGATCGCGCAGCACATAGTCGTGCAGCCACTGCGGGCCGGATACATAGGGAATACTCTGCTCCAGCACCGCCTCAACGCACGGGTTGCCGCGCGTCATGGCGTTGCCGATGATCACCAGATCCGGCGCGGGATCCAGCTGTGCCGGATCGTACCCCTGGATCAGCGCGATCCCCTGTTTTTCCAACAGCGTGCTCATCGGTGGATAGACGTTAGCGTCAGACCCCGTGACCTCATGTCCAAGCGAGCGGGCCAGTACCGCCAGTCCGCCCATAAAGGTGCCACAGATGCCAAGAATGTGAATGCGCATAGGTTTCTCATTTGAGTACGTCGAATGTGCGCTTATTCTAACGCTCAGAATCGTCCAGAAGAAATGGATTTGCCTATGAATAGCGCGACGCTTTGGGCTACACTGCTGGCACAAACGTTGGCGGTTTGTTAAAAACTGCTATCCATCCGTAGATTCAGGGATTGTGTCATGAAAACGTTAGGCGAATTTATCGTCGAGAAACAACACGACTTCTCTCACGCCACCGGCGAATTGACCGCACTGCTGTCGGCCATCAAACTGGGCGCAAAAATCATCCACCGCGACATCAACAAAGCGGGTCTGGTGGATATTTTGGGCGCCAGCGGCGTTTCCAACGTACAGGGCGAAGTTCAGATGAAACTGGACCTGTACGCGAACGAAAAGCTGAAAGCAGCGCTGAAAGCGCGCGGCGAAGTGGCGGGCATCGCTTCTGAAGAAGAAGACGAGATCGTCATCTTTGACGGCGACCGTGCTGAAAACGGCAAGTATGTAGTGCTGATGGATCCGTTGGACGGCTCGTCCAACATCGATGTTAACGTCTCCGTCGGGACGATCTTCTCCATCTATCGCCGTATCACCCCTATCGGCACGCCGGTGACCGAAGAAGACTTCCTGCAGCCGGGCAGCGCCCAGGTCGCGGCCGGTTACGTGGTTTACGGCTCTTCCACCATGCTGGTGTACACCACCGGTTATGGCGTCCATGCCTTTACCTACGATCCTTCGCTGGGCGTGTTCTGCCTCTCCCATGAGAAAGTGCGCTTCCCGGAATCCGGCAACATGTATTCCATCAACGAAGGCAACTACATCAAGTTCCCTCTCGGCGTGAAGAAATACATCAAATACTGTCAGGAACAGGACGAAGCAACGCAGCGCCCTTATACCTCACGCTATATCGGTTCTCTGGTTGCCGACTTCCACCGCAACCTGCTGAAAGGCGGCATTTATATTTACCCAAGCACCGCCAGCCACCCGCAAGGCAAGCTGCGTCTGCTGTATGAATGCAACCCGATGGCGTTTCTGGCCGAACAGGCCGGTGGTAAAGCCAGCGACGGTAAAACCCGTATCCTGGATATCACGCCGCAGAAACTGCACCAGCGCGCGCCATTCTTCGTCGGCACCAAATCGATGGTAGAAGACGCCGAACGCTTTATCGCCGACTATCCGGACGAGTAACGCCTTCGACGCCGGGACCGTCAGGCCCCGCGGCGCAGCACGCTGCGCCGTCATCGTATTATAGTTTGAACGCCGCCATGCTCTGCGCCAATGACTGGGCCTGCTCTTCCAGCGAGCGCGTTGCGGCGGCGGATTCTTCCAC
The nucleotide sequence above comes from Serratia rhizosphaerae. Encoded proteins:
- a CDS encoding DNA-binding protein; protein product: MKSEWFSAKELTGIAGLPSSPQGINQMARREKWVSQRRKGIQGKAVEYHIDSLPPGVRNALMLKEDSAGYTAERQDPLAVWNAYFHHMSDDERERILAFLLREGIGGLLALIAEGRQR
- a CDS encoding helix-turn-helix domain-containing protein; the protein is MNSRSEDWHPADVIAALRKKGTTLAAVSRSAGLSSSTLANALSRPWPKGEWLIAEALNVHPSEIWPSRYFDPETRRLLDRKSRIKS
- the mdh gene encoding malate dehydrogenase, translating into MKVAVLGAAGGIGQALALLLKTQLPAGSELSLYDIAPVTPGVAVDLSHIPTAVTIKGFGGEDATPALQGADVVLISAGVARKPGMDRSDLFNVNAGIVRNLIEQVAKTCPKACIGIITNPVNTTVAIAAEVLKKAGVYDKNKLFGVTSLDIIRSNTFVAELKGKKPEELNVPVIGGHSGVTILPLLSQIPGVSFTDQEVADLTKRIQNAGTEVVEAKAGGGSATLSMGQAAARFGLSLVRALQGEQGIVECAYVEGDGKYARFFAQPLLLGKNGVEERKDIGTLSAFEQKALSDMLDVLHKDIELGETFINN
- the argR gene encoding transcriptional regulator ArgR; translation: MRNPAKQEDLIKAFKALLKEEKFSSQGEIVLALQEEGFENINQSKVSRMLTKFGAVRTRNAKMEMVYCLPAELGVPTTTSPLKNLVLDVDHNDAVVVIHTSPGAAQLIARLLDSLGKSEGILGTIAGDDTIFVTPASAFTARQLYEAILALFEQEL
- the yhcN gene encoding peroxide/acid stress response protein YhcN codes for the protein MKVKTTVVTLGVLSMLSFGAFAAQSVNTEQAAKLQPAGTITVSGVAAAPSDIRQALSDKADAKGATAFRVIEARNEGNFHATAEIYK
- the yhcN gene encoding peroxide/acid stress response protein YhcN, whose product is MNMKFSIAAMALLSAVSFGASAATLVSNEQASTLQSVGTVTASGVAGSPSDVRQALSDKADQQGAKAYRIIEARENGNWHATAEIYK
- the mpl gene encoding UDP-N-acetylmuramate:L-alanyl-gamma-D-glutamyl-meso-diaminopimelate ligase yields the protein MRIHILGICGTFMGGLAVLARSLGHEVTGSDANVYPPMSTLLEKQGIALIQGYDPAQLDPAPDLVIIGNAMTRGNPCVEAVLEQSIPYVSGPQWLHDYVLRDRWVLAVAGTHGKTTTAGMAAWILEACGYQPGFVIGGVPGNFDVSARLGGSPFFVIEADEYDSAFFDKRSKFVHYSPRTLVMNNLEFDHADIFDDLKAIQKQFHHLVRIVPGQGKIILPDNDANLKQVMAMGCWSEQELAGEEGTWRAEKLTTDASHYAVWLNGEKVGEVNWSLVGEHNMHNGLMAIAATRHVGVAPADACRALGDFINARRRLELRGEANGVTVYDDFAHHPTAILATLAALRGKVGGTARILAVLEPRSNTMKMGISKNDLAPALGRADEVFLYQPNHNPWQVAEVAEACVQPAHWSADVDALVEMVVKTAQPGDHVLVMSNGGFGGIHDKLLAALAQRTK
- the fbp gene encoding class 1 fructose-bisphosphatase, whose product is MKTLGEFIVEKQHDFSHATGELTALLSAIKLGAKIIHRDINKAGLVDILGASGVSNVQGEVQMKLDLYANEKLKAALKARGEVAGIASEEEDEIVIFDGDRAENGKYVVLMDPLDGSSNIDVNVSVGTIFSIYRRITPIGTPVTEEDFLQPGSAQVAAGYVVYGSSTMLVYTTGYGVHAFTYDPSLGVFCLSHEKVRFPESGNMYSINEGNYIKFPLGVKKYIKYCQEQDEATQRPYTSRYIGSLVADFHRNLLKGGIYIYPSTASHPQGKLRLLYECNPMAFLAEQAGGKASDGKTRILDITPQKLHQRAPFFVGTKSMVEDAERFIADYPDE